TGGCCCCCATATTTCAGCTTTTCTTGTTTGGCGATGATTCTGAAGTCCTTAAACTTGTGTTATGGTCCTGGACTCTCAAAATGTATTTTCAGGTATCCAAGCTTGTCTTGATGTGTCATCCAGGCCTAGAACTCCTAAAATTTTATTTTTAGGTTCTTAAACTTGTCACAGTATACCATCTGATCCGGATGAGCTCCAATCAACTTACATGCTAGTATCTAGGGCTCCATCTACATGTTCTCTCTCTTCTAGTGTGGCACATTACCGTTGCTAACTCACCATCTCCACCATATGACTTCATCATCATCCACATCAAAGGCCATGACGCTAACAGTGGTGACTTAACTGCATAATTAAAGCTAGTGCTTCTTAGAAGAAAGAGGTAGGTGAACCATTGATTTACCATCAAGTTTCTGCCAGTCAAGAATAAGGTCTGTATCCAACCGCTATGCATATGGTGTCGAAACGCGGAGTAGATCATGTTTCTTTAGACAAAAATAATACACTATGGCCAGAGGCGGAACCCGGGGGTGGTGGTGGGGCGGCAGGGGCCGCGGCCCCCCCGCGGCAATTTTTTCTAGAACCCCCCCTTCAGCGCTCAGTGGCCCAAGCCTACCAATGGAAGCAGAAAGGTCGCAGAGGAAACATCAGCGCCTCGCCTAACTCGCTACTCGCCTAGTTGCGTCGCTTCCAATTCTCCGCACGATCACATCGGCCAGGCGGAGAGCAGTGAGCAGAGCTGCAGTCGCCGCGTGCCCGCGTCCAATCGCCGGCGCGGAGGCCGTCATCGGCCAGGCGAGAGCAGTGAGCAGAGCTGCAGTCGCCGCGTGCCCGCGTCCAATCGCCGGCGTCGCGGCGTCGCGGCTCGCGTCGCGGCTGGCTCGCTGGAGCAGGCGAGCGACGAGCAGGCAGCACCGCAGGTCTGCAGCAGCCGAGCCCGAACGACAGAGTTACGGAGCGAGCACCACCGAGGCATTGATTCGCTGCGAGCAGCAAGTCTGCAGATGCAAGCAGCTAAGCAGCCATAAAGTAAGTATAATTTATACGATACAACTTCTGATCATCCGTGCAAAAATTTAATTCAGTTTGTATCATTCTAGATTGAGAAAGAATTTGCAGTATAATTTACAACCGATGCCATTATAGACGATTTCTATGCCATGAAAACACCTAAAGTGAAGCTCAAATGAAAAAGTAAGGTTTTTTTTGTCCTCTTTTCTAAAGAGTCACTTCTATGTGTTGTCATAAAAAACATTATGATTATATGAatttttatattatatatatatatataatttttttttgccaGTCCTCGTATTTGTCTGGCCAGactgcccccccccccctttctCATCTCGCTGGTTCCGCCACTGATTATGACAATTTTAGAGACCTAGATGACATACCGAGATAAATCACAATGAGACAAGTTCAGAGACTTCAAAATAGTATCTCGAAAGTTTAGAacctaaatatatattttaaaGGGCTGATGACTTAAATACGGTACAAATTTACGAACCGCTGCGTATTTTACTCAATGGCCCCGTTCTACTACCCATCTCAAGATAAGTGTTGCTTTAGGTTCTaactttcttaagtttaactagatttataaaaaaatattagcaatatttttaTCTCTGAATAAATCtactataaaaaatatatattataattagtttaatgatatttattttttattataatATTAATAGTTTTTATATATTCAGTTAAAGTTAAAAATATTAACTTTTGGGAGTGGGAATAACagtcattttttcttttttggacCGAGCCGGTATGCGTTATCCGAGGAGCTGCAGAGCAGCCGCTTCTCTCAGCCACGTCTTCCTCACACGGTCGCGGCGCCAAGCAATGGCGACTACGGCGCCCCTGCTCTCGCCCCAGCATGCTCGCCCTGCCCATCTCCCCCGCCGCCTCCCGCCCCCCCTACATCTCGCATCCCACCTCGACGTGCCAGCGAAGCGGATGCGCCTTCGCCGGGCGCCGCCACCTTGTACAGCCAAGTTCGGCAAGTTCGACGCCTCCGACGCCCCCGCGGAGGCCAAGGAGGCGGAAGCTGCGGCGGACGGTGGGGTGGCGCAGCCTGTGGAGGAGGACGACAGGTCAGGCTCACTGCACCCTCAACTCGTGCCTGCGTAATTGAGAACACAAAAGATGCTGACGTTCTGGGGCGGCCTTTGCTGTGTCTGTGTGGTTCAGCTGCTTGCCATCGGATTTGGAGGGCGCGATTCGGCAGTCGGGGAAGGCGAGCTCTGATTTCGTCAACTCCGGAGGCCTGCGAGCTATCGTATGATTCTCACTGTGCATACTGCACATGCGTATTGTTGCTTCTGTAATTCGGCTCAATCGTGTCTGCTGTAATGCTGTATAAATGGTGACAGAATTATAGAAGTACTCTCTTTTTGCTGAGCTTCTGATTATGCATCTTTACCATACGATTCTTGAGGATTTATGATTGGTGATGTCAATATTGCAGGCAGAGCTGTTGATCCCTCAGTTGGAGTTCCTCAACGAGGAAGGAGCACAGGCTGAACTCTGGGCATTGTCAAAGATTTTCCTGGACACGCTTGTACAAGAGACAGGACAGGTTTGGATACAAGGTCGTTTCAGCATTAGACATGGTTTTTACTCTCTCTAGCTTAAAATTGCACCACTCTCGCCCTGATTGATATTTGAGACTACAGATTACTACTTTGCAAATTTTTTCGCTCTTGACCTCTTGTGATTTATGTATTTGTCTGTTTCTGATTCCACTTGCTGTTTTGCAGAAAGTTACCGCCATTTTCCCTGACGCTGGAGCAGCTGCCCTTCTCAAGTATCAATGGAAAGATGCACAATTCAAGTGTGCCAGGTACTAACGTACTATCCGCTGAGAAGTGATGGTTTCATACCAAGTTGATGTAACTTGTTGCATCTCATGATTTTCTGACTACAAGTGACATGCTACCGATATCAATTGAAAAGCACAATTGATTTTCTTTCGAAACTAGGAACAGTTAATTTTCTAGCTACCAAAAATTGTACAGTTCACCTTTTGTTCTAGTTGCAAATGCCACATTTTACTGGACATGGCAAGACAGAATTCTGACTCATTTTTGTGTTCTTGAAGAAGAAACTTTATGGATGCGTCCAGATTATGACATTAAATAGTACTCAGGTTGTTATTTCAAATGTTCAATCTGTTTTTGACTTGACTTGCAGCTTAAGTGACCGGAAGCCAGTTGATCCTGAAGATGAGGTCGCAGTTATGATTATCCCTGATCATCAGATGCTGGAAGCTGTTGAACGCATCGCGTCTCAACTCTCTGATGATCCTGTATGCAACTTATGCCTGATCAGATTGCAAATTTCTGCAGATCTTGCatcgaaatatatatatatatatatatatatatatatatatatatatatatatatatatatatatatatatatatatatataatgaaatTTCATTTAATGTTCCAAGCAGATTTGGTAGAATAAATTTTACATGCACAGGAGTATTAGGATAAAGGGCATGCATGCAGTGTGGTAGATCCAGATCCAGACCATAAATCAATCATGTGTTCCATGTATATAGTGCAAATTGGCTAACAAAGTTCCAGATCCACCCAATTAGATTCATCCCAGATCAATATACATTGGTCTAGCCCTGGTCCAGATGAATtcctggatccgcccctgtaTGCATGTGCTTATGCAGGTTCTAAATGCATCTGCTCCAGCAGATTAGTCTATTCCACCTACATGTATAGCCATTTCATGAAAGAACAAATGCGAATCTTCATGCCTAAAACCATCCATCCCTATTTACATTAATTTAACATTGAATTTGATCAGCAGCCATCTTCGTATTTGTATATATATTTCATTTGATGCTATCCTCAAGTAGTGTCTACTTTTTAATGAAGATAAGACCTCTTGTCATGTGGAACCCACGCCTTGTTAGTGGAGATGTTGGAGTAGGCTTTAATGTCCGGAATCTGCGCAGAAATTTCTTAAGGTAAGTCAAGTGGAAAATCTGTAAACTTTTGCATGTCATTATTGTGTAACTATTCTGCTTCAGCAAATAGATATAATGCTTATTGAGGCCAGAATATGATCTGAGATGTCTCTTTTGTGAAATATACTGATATGTCCTAAACTACAGCAGTTGTACCCATAAATCATATGTTACCTCGGATAGTTATATTTTCTAAAAGGTATTTAATGAAATAATGAATCCACTGTTTTATGTCAACACATGGGGTTGAGAAACCTTCCTTAGATCTTATACAATTAATTAAATCCATGTATTTTCCATTGTTGACTCAAGGTATCGTTGGGTTGAGCATGTTTGCTTATTATATGTTGATTTTTCCCTTACTTTTGCTACATCCACCACTCACTTTGCAGTACTTTTACCACTGTTTACTCAATGAGGCCATTGCCAACTGGTGCAGTCTTTAGATGCTTTCCAGGGTGAGTAGATAACTATTGTCATTTCCATTCATTTATGATCCAAAAGAATAAGCTAAGGCATATGTTTCtttatttatgttacaggcagtGGAAAGTGTTTTATGATGATCCAAATAGGCCAAATCGGTATTTGCTTGCCAGAGAACTGACAAGTAGGCCCGATGCAACTGATATTGAGGTAAGGCACAGATACTGACAGATACCTTAtttgttgttttttttgtttatatttgaTGATTGATGATTACCTCTTTAGTGAGTTCCTCCAGCCATGAAAACATGATGTTTCAGAGAAACAAAACAACTTTTTTGCTTCTGCTGCTGCTTGTCTGAATGCCATCTATTCTTGACTAGAGGTAGTAATTATGTTGAATTGAATCTTTGCACTGTTGAAAAAGTGAGTCAAATCATGCGTCTGCTATAAGAACTAAAAAGTATCCAATAGTCAGCATTTCTCAGTCTCTAGACAGTATTGAATCTTTGCACTGTTGAATTGAATCTTTGCACTGTTGAAAAAGTGAGTCAAATCATGCGTCTGCTATAAGAACTAAAAAATATCCAATAGTCAGCATTTCTCGGTCTCTAGACAGTATGTCGTGGCTGCAGTACATTAATCAGCTAAACTACTGACATTTAACACAAACTGGAGAACGCcacttttttattaaaaaaaacatgTGCCTGGTAGGAAAATACTTGATTACATATGCTGCTGTAGCCTTAGTTCAGCAATAAGTTTATATTTTCCCAAACTTAAATTTAAAAACTATAACGGTACTGTAATTTTGCAGAGAATATTTGGTGGTGCGGATGAGCAATCTGAAGAGGCACCATCATTGATGAACAATGTCATGGGCGTGTTTAGTTCTGTGAGTCGGTTTATGAGGGTCATCTCCAAGTGAAAGTCGAAGCAAACATTGTTCACACTTGAAGCTGTCAACAATCATCATGGAGATTGTTTTGGTGCATCCATGCTGTTTAAGTCTGTAATTCCATGGTACTACTGTTCGGAACGGTATAGTTTGGCATTCCAGCACAAGCCACCAAATGTGAACACATCCCATACCGTGGATTCCTGGAGTCATCTGGTGGTCCTACACCGTGAGGTCTTATTTATATAACCTAGAAGAAAAAAACTGTAGATAGATCCTCATTCTGGAAAAGGCAGGTATGTATTTTATTATAATTCAATACTGTGTTGATGTATCATAATCAGCTCACATTTTGCTCACTCAGGGAAGGAAAGACTGGACAAAGATAAATTCAATCCtttcgtcaaaaaaaaaaaagataaattcaATCCTTTGTTTTACATGTGTGTTGTGTGAATCAAAACAATTTCTTTACCTTACAGCGAGAGTCAGGATATCTATCCTCTAAAGTGACACCCCAGGATATGTACACAAAATGCTGAAATAACCAAATGTTGAAAAGGGAAAAAATATTTGAATGAAGTGACCTAAATACATTCAGAATCTTCAGCTGATGCGATCAGTGCTCCCTGTTCtccacaagagaggtggaggtgctGTGAGAACCTGACAAGCCCAGCGACGGCTGCAGGAACGGCCGATGCCCATTGGAACCCTGCTCCATTGCCGCTGCCGTCGTCGACGATGGCCGTGCCAGCAGCGCCGACGAGCACGCCGCGCCCGCGTTTGATGGCGACGGCCCCAGGCCGAGGTGCTGTCCCCACTTGAGCCCCTGCAGCTGGCTCCCGCCCTCTCCTCCCGCCGACGATTTGTTACCGCCCTGGGTGCCGACGTACGACGTGATGGCGGCCGCCAGCGCCGTTTGGAAGCCCGGGTCCGACGTGATCACCTTCGCTATCGTGTCGGTGAGCACGCCCGCCGGTGCGCTCCCGCTCGCAgtaacagccgccgccgccgccttctgcTGCGGCTGGTAGAGCACGGGGACTTCCCCGCCTTGTTGCCTTCCGTTGATGCTGCTCAGTGCAGCGCCACCGTTGAACAACGACGCAGCTGGTGACCCGTAGCTCAGGTACCCAGCACCACCAGCCGCCGGCCATGCAGCGCCGGACAGCGCGCTGGGcccggagttggagaaggagaAGCTCGTGGGATGATGGTACCTAGCACCGCCGTGACCCAAGCTCGACGAGAACCTGTTGCCCAGAGTGAATGCCTGCGAGGTGGCAGCCGGCGAGGTGAGGTCGAGCGTGATGGTCGGATAGGACGGCGTGGAGGTGATGGACGCGGCGCCGCCGGTCGGGAGGAAGAAATGTTTGGAGGGGTCGTGCGCCGCCGGAGGGAAGCCGAAGCTgaggctggcggcggcggccggcgagttggcggggaagcggagggaggtggaggagcccgaggtgaGCATGGACGCCGCGGCGGAGGTGGTGGAGgccatggcggtggcggaggcggagAGCGGGTGGTTGTGCGTGCCCTCGTACGTGCTGATCAGGATCGACATGTCGTCCGCGCACCTCTGCACCTGCAAATGTTACATGCACGGTGTGTCATGCTCATGCATGAAAATTCGTGGTGACTTGCTTGCAGGAAATTAATGAGGCCACAACCAAGCAGCATCTGGCTAGTTTCATAGTAGTATAATAAACAATCAAAATAAAGCAGCATATCAATCTCCCGGGCCTTGATCGAATACCATGTGCACATACACTCATTGGATCCTCAAGAACTATGCCAATTCACTAGTGATTTTTTTTGTGACTACAAGTTGaggtttaaattcaaaatttgtaTTACGGTAATGCTCTCCTCGAGGCGTCCATTGTTCTCGACGTGGCTTCCTGGGATTGCGGAGCCCAATATGcttgctcctctctctctcacgctcctttttttttctcgaatacgcaaaagatttgcgtatcattgtatttaagaagaagagtttaaccatacaCACGACACGCTTCTAATGAGCGTCCTAGGAGGTCTTCCCGTTGTGACTGGACCTTCCTAGCAGACTGTTTCaaacttcgatattacataaaagtaaacAACTGAACTAAGAGCAGCGTAGTAACCTACGGAGCTAGGCGTCTCCGCTACTAGCCACGCGACCCAACTCCATCATCCGAGAAGAGTCTTCTACTAGTCCTAGCATTGGTCGCCGGGAACAACACGTCCAGTGCTTCCACTTCGCTCGATGTCAAGTTCCTTGCGAAAAAGTCATCGTAAGCTCGTTTGGACGCGGATGAGATTGGAGCTGCCGGCGGTGCAAAGCCCATCCTCTGCACGAGGAGCACCTCGCCCCACTTGGAGGTCAGAATGTGCGCCAGCGGCTGAGCGGCAATCCGTCTGCTCCGTTTTGGTAGGGGTTGCCTTCTGGTTGCCACCTTCCGCCTGGGTgaacttcgatattacataaaagtaaacAACTGAACTAAGAGCAGCGCAGTAACCTACGGAGCGAGGCGTCTCCGCTACTAGCCGCGCGACCCAACTCCGTCATCCGAGAAGAGTCTTCTACCAGTCCTAGCATTGGTCGCCGGGAACAACATGTCCAGTGCTTCCACTTCGCTTTCCTTGCGAAAAAGTCATCGTAAGCTCGCTTGGACGCGGATGAGATTGGAGCTGCCGACGGTGCAAAGCCCATCCTCTGCATGAGGAGCACATCGCCCCTCTTGGAGGTTGGAATGTGCGCCAGCGGCTGAGTGGCAATTCGTCTGCTCCGTTTTGGCAGGGGTTGCCTTCTGGTTGCCACCTACTGCCTGGGTGGGCTGGCGATCAATGGCGACATTCGCTCGAGCTGCACCTCCTCAGTGAACCGTGTGAGACGTCGGGCAGCTTCGCGTGGTGTGGGTGTCGCGTCGCTGGGGGTGGTGCAACCATCTGCGACGCCGGGTGCTCCCGCATGTGGTGGCATGAGTTGTGGCGGCCCCTGCACTGGCGACATTAGAGACAAGTCTGTCGTCCACTGAGCAGCCGTCACCGGGGAACATGTGTCAGCCACTGGTGCTTCAACCTCCTGAGGGGCTGTCATAGCAGGCAGAGACTCAGGTGTTGCTGCTCTCATTGGCCGGCTCATGACGAGTGAGGCGGCGAGCTCCTCTAGCATCGGGTCAAAAGAGATGACCAATGCGGGAGGCCCCGCACTCACGCACATCACCAGCGCCAGTGGATCTGGCTCAGGGAAGCATAGTGCAATAGTAGAAGTAGGTGCCTCGTCGGCGTGGTCGACAGGCGCACCCGTGCTGATGTCCTTCGGCGTAGTCTTGCGTCGCTGATATCGTCGTCGTCTCCCACCGTCGCCCCCACAGCCCTTGGTGCGGCACCCTCCACCCCGCCGCGTGCCGCGTGTTGGGAGGACGTAGGGTCGTCGCGAGCAGAGTACCGTGGCAGGTTGGCACCCATCGCCGCCGAGGTCAAAGCAGTCCTTCGCCTACATTCCTTGGCGAGGTGTCCGAATCCGCGACAGCGCAGACAACGCCGTGACAACCGACAAGTCGCTACTCGGTGCGAGTAGGAGAGGCGGTTGAAGCATCTGTCGTGAAGCTCTACCGGGATCTTCTTGACTTGCGAAAGTTGCTTTTGGCTAGGGCGAGGCTCCGTCGAGGCAGCAGTAGATCCTGTGACCTGCCGGGGGAGGATCTCACACCACCCATCGGTGTTGGGGGCGGAGACCCGTCCATGGCGACCGAGGCGTTAGCGGACAGGGGCACGTCCATCCACTGGCCGAACAGGCAAGCCGTTCACCAGCTGCGGGCATGGTGGACCTCACAAATAACCAGGGGAGATAGAGAAATTGCCCGACTGGATCTAGATGCTGCGCTAGCCCCTCTTCTCTTGTCgtgcctctctctctccctctctggttGCTGCTCGGGCGCGTATACAGGGCCGGCCGAGCCTGGAGCTCCCCGGTCATCGTTACTCCCTTCCTTCTGGCCCTCTCGCGCCACACTCCTGCCGCCTGAGGCTTGTAGTCCCCCTGTGCATGCTCGCCGAGCATATCTTGCTGTTGCCCCCTTTTTCCTGCTCGTCGCGGCCACAGGGCAGGAACCGTGGTGAGCCGTCCCTGGTAGCCCTCCAACCAGCCAACCACGCTACCTCTACGTCTGCCTTGCCACCCTCGATCTTCTGCACGCGTTCACCGAGGAGGATATCTGCTAGCACATCGCTACCGCTGGTGCCGCCTCCAGCATGCTGCTGGTATGCGCGGCTGGCCCTACACCGAGCCTACATTTGTccaagcagcaagtagatgttgTACTTAGAAGTGAATGTTGCAAGcacatgtttcgagtgtttcagaggtatgttataatgtttcatatgaatgttgcaaaagtagatcgggatgtttcatatgttgcaatggttgtacacgtatgttgcaaacgtctgTTCTGTATATTTCATCTATTTTGAAACGTATGTTGCacgtgtgtttatctggatgttgcatatgtttcacatatatgttgcaagtgttttatctagatgttgcatatatttttcaATGgcttttttcaagtgtttttgcaaATGTTTTAGACCATGTTTCtagtgtttcatttgtcttcaggcgtatgttgcaaatgtttcatctgaatatttcaaaaatagatcgggtgttgctGCTGTCACGCACCTGCTGCAGCAGGTGTCCGGGCGGGGGAAGTAGAGGGGGCGCGAGCGGTCTCCATGTGGGGTTAGGAGGCGCGGGCGACGTTTGGACGGATGTGGGCCCCTACATAGGCGCGTGAAATGGAGTGCAGGCGCGGGTGTCCGGACGCACGACGCACACATCCGTACAGACgtcgtccgggcgctagcatTGTCGTTTGTATCATGGCTTATATTAGAAAAATATGTTTAGGATTATTTGTGGTTATCTTTCATATTTTCGTATCTTACCTCTTGAGAATCCAACAGTTTGGTTCGCAGCGCGGCCTAAGGGTGCTCACATAGGCAGGTTGATCCAGTCGTCAGGCGCTGAAAATCGACCGCCTGTGGAGCTGCCTGACCCAGGCacttttgctagggttagaagcTAACAGGCCCTAGATGCTCGGAACAATGAAAATAATCACGAAAAGGATCTACTACGTATATTTTTATAGAGGTTAGGCCGGTGACACTCGAGCATTCAAAGGTCCCTACACCAAATTTTAAATATTTGACATTAGATCCACCATTTCTCCTCAGTTCGTCCTTCTTTCTTTTCCATGGCAATAGATGCCTACCACTTTTTTCAACGGCTCTTGCTATCCACTCACTCGCCAAAGTTTTGAATTGTAGTGGCCTCTCCCCTCCACCCCATGTCCCCATCCACCAGGCTCATCCATCATCTACCTCCTGCGCCCACCCTTCCATGACACCTCCACCACTTAATTTTCCTCTAGGCCTGTGGGAGAA
The nucleotide sequence above comes from Miscanthus floridulus cultivar M001 chromosome 18, ASM1932011v1, whole genome shotgun sequence. Encoded proteins:
- the LOC136523401 gene encoding WRKY transcription factor 72A-like produces the protein MSILISTYEGTHNHPLSASATAMASTTSAAASMLTSGSSTSLRFPANSPAAAASLSFGFPPAAHDPSKHFFLPTGGAASITSTPSYPTITLDLTSPAATSQAFTLGNRFSSSLGHGGARYHHPTSFSFSNSGPSALSGAAWPAAGGAGYLSYGSPAASLFNGGAALSSINGRQQGGEVPVLYQPQQKAAAAAVTASGSAPAGVLTDTIAKVITSDPGFQTALAAAITSYVGTQGGNKSSAGGEGGSQLQGLKWGQHLGLGPSPSNAGAACSSALLARPSSTTAAAMEQGSNGHRPFLQPSLGLSGSHSTSTSLVENREH
- the LOC136522085 gene encoding uncharacterized protein, producing the protein MRYPRSCRAAASLSHVFLTRSRRQAMATTAPLLSPQHARPAHLPRRLPPPLHLASHLDVPAKRMRLRRAPPPCTAKFGKFDASDAPAEAKEAEAAADGGVAQPVEEDDSCLPSDLEGAIRQSGKASSDFVNSGGLRAIAELLIPQLEFLNEEGAQAELWALSKIFLDTLVQETGQKVTAIFPDAGAAALLKYQWKDAQFKCASLSDRKPVDPEDEVAVMIIPDHQMLEAVERIASQLSDDPIRPLVMWNPRLVSGDVGVGFNVRNLRRNFLSTFTTVYSMRPLPTGAVFRCFPGQWKVFYDDPNRPNRYLLARELTSRPDATDIERIFGGADEQSEEAPSLMNNVMGVFSSVSRFMRVISK